In a single window of the Melioribacteraceae bacterium genome:
- a CDS encoding TonB-dependent receptor, whose amino-acid sequence MHRNNFIMKISSILMLLLLLSASGITNAQVRSRLMGTVKDSQTGEALLGANVVLRDTYLGAATDFDGKFIIINVPVGTYTLQVSMIGYATQIIPDVVVSADRVTNLKIDLQSSMIQGQEIVVTAQKDELHKEVSNTQMVVSSEQLKDASGVRQINAFLQKMPGISESNGFLTIRGGSSDQTGAMINGLSYNNAAVGNAETSIPMSAIDQVSLLSGGYNAEYGNFRSGLINITTKSGSKEGYKGTFSLQRNNTHMKRFGDSFYDPYNDALNAYLDPNIAFVGPATVWANDPYMQAQHPQSASFQGWITMAKNYNTGKTPENQASAMDLFLLAHWMHMAIPDYDALARLPADLKQQIGYYDVPADQKAAFAAHHMVEENYDWNFDGGFGGPIPFIGKALGDATFYISNNSAEQHYVMPFELKSQKTYTTLGTIKATPFEGTSVTYNTLWKRQIGLSPIRPAFGDAPNAANAGGFMPINNVRNMYRASEGSSGPGYYWYDPPFYPILSQTTLMNGISVNQLLSKRTYLEFTLSYLSIKNNSNVGDNRDNTVITRFGPFPVTEMPYGKLQFASSNTVDGYKYPGYDALPGVPRRFRSKEGDLYDNSHVSQFGAKLEIASQVDDNNYVKGGIEYNYIDINHKLWQKWNQSGPYNTYEFNYHRWPSQTGLYIQDQINYNQIVANIGLRADYYYGGGGRWPSDPYSKAYLPIDTIGTWLFDYLAAGNSYIWDVWNRYEAANPGFLQPVKNYWTISPRLGISFPVTVNSKFYFNYGHFRSNPPYYTMYQFRYRYTKNGIYDMSNPNLEPPRTIQYELGIAYNFIDSYILSISGYSKDVTGQAGDADYVSASGGISYSGQLNNQYQDIQGLEINLAKNDNSWISGWLNFEYMLKKTGYTGIRTIREIAVDVEQDQYQGQETKALPIPSFNANITFRLPETTGPEVFGEYPLGGWSMSIFATWRAGDYVSQNTWNPLGLQHVGDLPRWPTYYMIDLKLTKAVKIAGVTTSFYLDINNLFNIKVSQIHTDYPYTEGLGGSDFQNYMASLKLPIYNSSAYDRLREQNPGQYIGGNDKIGDLRSDDKPYINNPNNSFWLFSQPRDIWFGMRVEF is encoded by the coding sequence ATGCATCGAAATAACTTTATTATGAAAATATCAAGCATCTTGATGTTATTGCTCCTTCTATCTGCAAGTGGAATTACCAACGCGCAAGTTAGAAGCAGATTAATGGGAACAGTAAAAGATTCACAAACAGGTGAAGCATTGCTCGGGGCGAATGTTGTTCTAAGGGATACTTATCTTGGTGCCGCAACCGATTTCGATGGGAAATTTATTATTATAAATGTACCAGTAGGAACATATACTCTGCAGGTTTCAATGATTGGATACGCGACTCAGATAATTCCCGATGTGGTTGTATCTGCCGATAGAGTAACAAATTTAAAGATTGATTTGCAGTCATCAATGATTCAAGGACAGGAGATAGTTGTTACCGCGCAAAAAGATGAGTTGCATAAAGAAGTATCAAATACTCAAATGGTTGTATCATCTGAACAGCTGAAAGATGCATCGGGAGTTCGACAGATTAACGCATTCCTACAGAAAATGCCGGGTATTTCAGAGAGTAATGGATTCTTAACCATTAGAGGGGGATCCTCAGATCAAACCGGCGCAATGATAAATGGGCTTTCATATAATAATGCCGCTGTTGGAAATGCCGAAACATCAATTCCAATGAGCGCGATTGATCAAGTTTCTTTACTCTCAGGTGGATATAATGCCGAGTATGGAAACTTCAGATCCGGATTAATTAATATTACTACAAAAAGTGGTTCTAAAGAGGGATACAAAGGAACATTTAGTTTACAGAGAAACAATACACACATGAAAAGATTTGGTGATTCATTTTATGATCCCTATAATGATGCATTGAATGCCTACCTCGATCCTAATATTGCTTTTGTTGGTCCGGCTACAGTTTGGGCAAACGATCCATATATGCAGGCACAGCATCCTCAATCTGCATCTTTTCAAGGTTGGATTACGATGGCGAAAAATTATAATACTGGCAAGACTCCCGAAAATCAAGCGAGTGCAATGGATTTATTTTTACTTGCCCATTGGATGCATATGGCAATACCGGATTATGACGCTTTGGCAAGACTTCCCGCAGATTTAAAACAACAAATTGGTTATTACGATGTACCGGCAGATCAGAAAGCCGCATTTGCCGCTCATCATATGGTTGAAGAAAATTACGATTGGAATTTTGATGGCGGATTTGGCGGACCGATTCCATTTATCGGAAAAGCTCTCGGTGATGCTACTTTTTATATTTCCAATAATTCAGCCGAACAACATTATGTAATGCCCTTCGAATTGAAGAGTCAGAAAACTTACACAACTTTGGGAACTATAAAAGCAACGCCTTTTGAAGGGACTTCAGTAACATATAACACATTGTGGAAAAGACAGATTGGTCTTAGTCCTATAAGGCCTGCATTTGGAGATGCTCCAAATGCTGCAAATGCCGGGGGCTTTATGCCGATCAATAATGTTAGAAATATGTATCGTGCCTCAGAAGGTTCTTCTGGACCAGGATATTATTGGTATGATCCTCCATTCTATCCAATTCTTTCACAAACAACATTGATGAATGGTATTTCCGTAAATCAATTGTTGAGCAAGAGAACATATTTAGAATTTACTCTCAGTTATCTAAGTATTAAAAATAATTCTAATGTAGGAGATAACAGAGACAACACAGTAATTACACGGTTTGGTCCATTCCCTGTTACAGAGATGCCTTATGGAAAATTACAATTCGCATCTTCAAATACAGTTGATGGTTACAAATATCCCGGTTATGATGCACTACCCGGAGTTCCACGAAGATTTAGAAGCAAAGAAGGGGATTTATATGATAACTCTCATGTAAGTCAATTTGGTGCAAAATTAGAAATTGCCTCTCAAGTAGATGATAATAACTATGTGAAAGGTGGAATTGAATATAACTACATTGATATCAACCATAAGCTTTGGCAAAAGTGGAATCAATCGGGTCCTTATAATACTTATGAATTTAATTACCACCGCTGGCCGAGCCAAACCGGATTATATATACAAGATCAGATAAACTATAATCAGATAGTTGCGAACATTGGGTTGCGTGCAGATTATTATTATGGCGGTGGCGGAAGATGGCCATCAGATCCATACAGTAAAGCGTATCTTCCAATAGATACAATTGGTACCTGGTTGTTCGATTACTTAGCTGCGGGTAATTCGTATATATGGGATGTTTGGAATAGATATGAAGCGGCTAATCCTGGTTTTTTACAACCAGTAAAAAATTATTGGACTATTAGTCCGCGCCTCGGAATATCATTCCCGGTTACCGTTAATTCTAAATTTTATTTTAATTATGGTCACTTCAGATCCAATCCTCCCTACTACACAATGTATCAATTCAGATATCGTTACACTAAAAATGGTATTTACGACATGTCCAATCCTAATCTCGAGCCGCCAAGAACAATACAGTATGAGTTGGGAATTGCATACAACTTTATTGACAGCTATATATTATCTATATCCGGATATTCAAAGGATGTAACGGGACAGGCCGGAGATGCTGATTATGTTAGCGCATCCGGAGGAATTAGTTACAGCGGGCAATTGAATAATCAATATCAGGATATTCAAGGACTCGAAATTAATCTTGCCAAAAACGATAACAGCTGGATATCAGGTTGGTTGAATTTTGAATATATGCTCAAGAAAACCGGTTATACAGGTATTAGAACAATTAGAGAAATTGCGGTTGATGTTGAACAAGATCAGTATCAAGGACAGGAAACAAAAGCCCTCCCGATACCTTCATTTAATGCAAACATTACATTCAGACTTCCGGAAACAACCGGTCCAGAAGTTTTTGGAGAATATCCTCTCGGCGGCTGGTCAATGTCTATCTTTGCCACATGGAGAGCAGGCGATTATGTTAGTCAAAATACTTGGAATCCACTCGGGCTTCAACACGTGGGAGATTTACCACGCTGGCCTACATATTATATGATTGATCTGAAATTAACTAAAGCCGTTAAAATTGCCGGAGTTACTACTTCATTTTACCTCGATATAAATAATCTATTTAATATAAAGGTTAGTCAAATCCATACTGATTATCCTTATACCGAAGGACTTGGCGGATCCGACTTCCAAAATTATATGGCGTCATTAAAACTTCCCATTTACAATTCTTCTGCGTATGATAGATTAAGAGAGCAGAATCCAGGACAATACATTGGTGGCAACGATAAAATTGGTGATTTGAGATCGGATGATAAACCATACATCAACAATCCCAATAATTCATTCTGGCTCTTTTCACAACCGCGCGATATTTGGTTTGGTATGCGGGTAGAATTTTAA
- a CDS encoding T9SS type A sorting domain-containing protein produces MRRINKTIILLLLIVINDSITTAQQLAFPGAEGFGKFTTGGRGGKVYEVTTLDDHNNPGSFRYAVNQTGARTIVFKVSGTIFLKSSLNISRGDLTIAGQTAPGDGICIAGNTVQVSADNIIIRYLRFRLGDLYKVESDAIWGRNRKNIIIDHCSMSWSVDEAASFYGNQNFTMQWCIISESLYKSVHSKGNHGYGGIWGGINATFHHNLLAHHSSRNPRFAGGETTTCVNTDFRNNVIYNWGDNSAYGGEKGKINIVANYYKSGPATSSSSGKLYRIVEPYDTAARFYIDGNFVEGFPNVTANNWVGGVQGSRAAYITEKKMSQPFPYEPIGIETAEEAFQSVLNKAGANFPKRDSIDERILEETRTGTARYGATYRNGGKGIIDSQIEVGGWPILNSSAAALDADVDGMPDYYEISKSLNPNDPEDGKIVTESGYTNLELYLNGLIDGTVTTIVEENLVPQNFTLFQNYPNPFNPETTISYQLSVASHVDLKVFDILGRTITTLVNTIQQSGNYKIKFSLDHYVTTSSGVYFYTLKTGSYIQTKKMILIK; encoded by the coding sequence TTGCGAAGAATAAATAAAACTATAATTCTATTATTATTAATAGTTATTAATGATTCGATCACCACTGCACAGCAATTGGCATTTCCTGGTGCCGAAGGTTTTGGAAAATTTACAACTGGTGGTAGAGGCGGTAAAGTTTATGAAGTAACAACTTTAGATGATCATAATAATCCCGGAAGTTTTAGATACGCGGTAAACCAAACTGGTGCACGGACAATTGTTTTCAAAGTTTCAGGTACGATATTTCTGAAATCCAGTTTGAATATTTCGAGAGGAGATTTAACCATTGCCGGACAAACAGCTCCAGGTGATGGTATTTGTATTGCCGGTAATACGGTGCAAGTTAGTGCCGATAATATTATTATAAGATATCTTCGATTTAGATTAGGTGATTTATACAAAGTTGAAAGTGATGCTATCTGGGGAAGAAACAGAAAAAATATTATAATTGATCATTGTTCAATGAGTTGGTCTGTTGATGAAGCCGCATCATTTTACGGCAATCAAAACTTTACAATGCAATGGTGCATTATTAGCGAAAGCTTATATAAGTCGGTTCACTCAAAAGGGAATCATGGTTATGGTGGAATTTGGGGAGGAATCAACGCAACATTTCATCACAATTTATTAGCCCATCATTCAAGCAGAAACCCACGATTTGCCGGCGGCGAAACAACAACATGCGTTAATACAGATTTTAGAAATAATGTAATTTATAATTGGGGCGATAATAGCGCATATGGCGGGGAAAAAGGTAAAATCAATATTGTGGCAAATTACTATAAGTCTGGTCCCGCAACTTCATCATCAAGTGGTAAACTTTATAGAATTGTTGAACCATACGATACAGCGGCAAGATTTTACATAGATGGTAATTTTGTTGAGGGATTTCCAAATGTAACTGCAAATAATTGGGTCGGTGGAGTTCAGGGAAGCAGAGCCGCATATATTACGGAGAAAAAAATGTCACAACCATTTCCGTATGAACCAATTGGAATTGAGACAGCGGAGGAAGCATTTCAATCAGTTTTAAATAAAGCGGGAGCCAATTTTCCTAAAAGAGATTCTATCGATGAAAGAATTTTAGAAGAAACGAGAACCGGAACAGCTCGGTATGGGGCAACATATAGAAACGGGGGCAAAGGAATTATAGATTCACAAATAGAAGTTGGAGGATGGCCTATTTTAAATTCATCCGCAGCTGCACTAGATGCTGATGTTGATGGAATGCCCGATTACTATGAAATCTCCAAAAGTCTTAATCCCAATGATCCTGAGGATGGAAAAATTGTTACTGAGAGTGGTTATACAAATCTTGAATTATATCTTAATGGATTAATTGATGGAACAGTTACCACAATCGTGGAGGAAAATCTTGTTCCTCAAAACTTTACATTGTTTCAAAATTATCCCAATCCATTTAATCCGGAAACAACAATCAGTTATCAATTATCAGTAGCAAGTCATGTCGATCTAAAAGTATTTGATATTTTAGGTAGAACAATAACAACACTTGTAAATACAATTCAGCAGTCGGGTAATTATAAGATAAAGTTTTCATTAGATCATTACGTTACAACATCCAGCGGTGTTTATTTTTACACGTTAAAAACGGGATCGTATATTCAAACAAAAAAAATGATTCTTATAAAGTAG
- a CDS encoding right-handed parallel beta-helix repeat-containing protein codes for MKRFSINIYTSYSSRTLITILFALLILTNSTVFSKSYFISSTGSDANDGTINSPFLTISFAITKAVAGDTLFIRGGTYKLNTTIRIQKSGTADARLYLFGYQNERALLDFSSMAFSSSNRGINLSANYWHIKGLDIKGAGDNGMIISGGSNNIIEFCSFFENRDTGLQLASGASNNNIINCDSYFNADPNHGNADGFAPKLDVGTNNYFYGCRAWQNSDDGWDGYMRGANDVSTIIENSWCFSNGYLKSGSPSSGNGNGFKMGGSDDKMLMHNMTLKNCLAFDNRVKGYDQNNNRGSMIIHNSSAYRNGTNFSIMLAPNTGKVVSIINNAVIGFGVALGTFAEQKTNSWMMVPAVTESDFESIDTTGVRGPRKPDGSLPDLKFLKLSAGSRLIDAGTDVGLPFTGQAPDLGAFEYQAPTNIIEKEKLPTGFSLLQNYPNPFNPETTISYELSSVSNVTLKIFDIVGNEIATLVNSTQQAGIYYVKFSINSSGSHSTLTRQLRANSSLSSAVYFYKLQVDNHTLVKKMILMK; via the coding sequence ATGAAACGATTTTCCATAAATATTTATACATCCTATTCAAGTAGAACACTAATCACCATTCTATTTGCGTTGCTGATTCTGACCAATTCCACAGTATTCTCAAAATCATATTTTATTTCATCAACGGGCTCTGACGCAAATGATGGCACCATAAATTCACCGTTTCTAACCATTTCTTTTGCAATTACAAAAGCTGTTGCGGGGGATACCTTATTTATCCGTGGCGGTACTTATAAATTAAATACAACAATAAGAATTCAAAAATCGGGAACAGCAGACGCAAGACTATATTTATTTGGTTATCAAAATGAAAGAGCGTTATTAGATTTTTCATCAATGGCGTTTAGTAGTAGTAATCGAGGGATTAATCTTTCTGCGAATTATTGGCACATTAAGGGGTTGGATATTAAAGGTGCCGGCGATAACGGAATGATTATCAGCGGCGGATCAAATAATATAATTGAATTTTGTTCCTTCTTTGAAAATAGAGATACCGGATTACAATTAGCCTCAGGCGCTTCAAATAACAATATTATCAATTGCGATTCCTATTTTAATGCCGATCCAAACCATGGTAATGCTGACGGCTTTGCCCCAAAATTGGACGTTGGTACAAATAATTATTTTTATGGGTGCCGAGCCTGGCAGAATAGTGATGATGGTTGGGATGGTTACATGAGAGGAGCTAATGATGTCTCTACAATAATTGAAAATAGCTGGTGCTTTAGTAATGGATATTTAAAAAGTGGGAGTCCAAGTAGCGGTAATGGCAATGGATTTAAAATGGGGGGCAGTGATGATAAAATGCTGATGCATAATATGACATTGAAAAACTGTCTTGCATTCGATAATCGAGTTAAGGGATACGATCAAAATAATAATCGTGGTTCAATGATTATTCATAATTCTTCTGCATATAGAAATGGAACAAACTTCTCAATTATGTTAGCTCCCAATACTGGTAAAGTAGTTTCTATTATTAATAACGCGGTTATTGGGTTTGGTGTTGCGCTAGGAACATTCGCAGAGCAAAAAACAAATTCATGGATGATGGTTCCTGCTGTAACAGAGAGTGATTTTGAGAGTATTGATACTACAGGTGTGCGCGGACCAAGAAAACCTGATGGCAGTTTACCTGATCTAAAATTTTTAAAATTATCAGCCGGTTCACGATTAATTGATGCGGGAACAGATGTCGGTTTGCCATTTACTGGTCAAGCGCCCGATCTTGGCGCTTTTGAATATCAAGCACCAACAAATATTATTGAAAAAGAAAAATTGCCTACAGGTTTTTCACTACTTCAGAATTATCCAAATCCATTTAATCCGGAAACAACAATCAGTTATGAGCTCTCATCGGTTAGCAATGTTACACTAAAAATATTTGATATTGTTGGCAATGAAATTGCAACCCTTGTAAACTCAACGCAGCAGGCAGGAATTTATTATGTCAAATTCTCAATTAATAGTTCGGGGTCACATTCCACTTTAACCCGCCAATTGCGGGCAAACTCTTCACTCTCTTCCGCCGTTTATTTTTACAAATTACAAGTCGATAACCATACGTTAGTTAAGAAAATGATTTTGATGAAATAA
- a CDS encoding T9SS type A sorting domain-containing protein, with amino-acid sequence MKRFFTILFITGLFISGNLFAQNEYFTEKWNDDTLEGRLTGTSSEAPQEYTEVNSSSGYWKARLAYRGGSNRCDAEGRTLRLLKVDVAKGFGGGIITPSLLDGAGVISFVEGRGGTNRIIEVAKSDNEGLTWEIVTTINGTEQCKRIEVAINDKATNRIRLEGKGTGDVDLDDITVTKFVSTSVEEEIIPTEFSLNQNYPNPFNPSTTINFSLPKSSFVQLRVYDHLGREVSSLINNELPAGVHNIRWNSADNISSFASGIYFIQLHADNFVKSIKAVLMK; translated from the coding sequence ATGAAAAGATTTTTTACAATTCTCTTTATTACAGGATTATTTATTTCGGGAAATCTGTTTGCCCAGAACGAATACTTTACTGAAAAATGGAATGATGACACGCTTGAAGGAAGATTGACCGGGACAAGTAGTGAAGCACCTCAGGAATATACCGAAGTCAATTCTTCTAGTGGTTATTGGAAAGCAAGATTGGCATATCGCGGCGGTTCAAATAGATGCGACGCTGAGGGAAGAACTCTGAGACTTTTAAAAGTAGATGTCGCGAAAGGATTTGGTGGAGGAATTATTACTCCTAGTCTATTAGATGGTGCGGGTGTTATTTCTTTTGTTGAAGGAAGAGGAGGAACTAATAGAATTATTGAGGTTGCCAAATCAGATAATGAGGGATTGACCTGGGAAATTGTAACAACAATTAATGGGACTGAGCAGTGTAAGCGTATCGAAGTTGCAATTAATGACAAGGCCACCAATAGAATAAGATTAGAAGGTAAAGGTACTGGAGATGTTGATCTTGATGATATTACAGTAACAAAATTTGTAAGTACTTCGGTTGAAGAGGAAATTATTCCAACAGAGTTTTCATTAAATCAAAATTACCCAAATCCATTTAATCCAAGCACAACAATTAATTTTTCATTACCCAAAAGTTCTTTTGTACAATTAAGAGTTTATGATCATCTCGGAAGAGAAGTATCATCATTAATAAATAATGAATTGCCGGCTGGTGTACACAACATTAGGTGGAACTCAGCAGATAATATTTCATCATTTGCTAGTGGAATTTATTTTATACAATTGCACGCAGATAATTTTGTTAAATCAATAAAAGCCGTGTTAATGAAATAA
- a CDS encoding aldo/keto reductase, which yields MKYRELGRTGWKVSEISFGAWAIGSSWGTVEDKDSIAALHKALDLGVNFFDTADVYGDGRSERLLAQLKKERKEKFYIATKAGRKLNPHIAKGYNKNNLTRFVEINLKNLNTDCIDLLQLHCPPTQVYYMPETFSVLDDLVKEGKLKFYGVSVEKVEEALKAIEFPNVQSVQIIYNIFRQRPAELFFNEAKKKQVGILARLPLSSGMLTGKMTKKTNFEDEDHRKFNRNGEAFDKGETFSGVDYDLSLEVVELLRPLIPQNISMTKFALKWILMSDAVTCAIPGAKNVIQAEENFTVSELPPISDDVMNTIQNIYVEKIKKTVHHYW from the coding sequence ATGAAATACCGTGAACTGGGGCGAACCGGCTGGAAAGTATCTGAGATTAGTTTTGGCGCCTGGGCTATTGGTAGTTCATGGGGTACTGTTGAGGATAAGGATTCAATCGCCGCTTTGCACAAGGCTTTAGATTTAGGGGTAAATTTTTTTGATACCGCTGACGTTTATGGAGATGGAAGAAGTGAGCGATTACTGGCGCAGCTAAAAAAAGAAAGAAAAGAAAAATTTTATATTGCTACAAAAGCCGGAAGAAAATTAAATCCACACATCGCTAAAGGATATAATAAAAATAACTTAACCAGGTTTGTTGAGATAAACTTAAAGAACCTGAATACCGACTGCATTGATCTGCTACAACTTCACTGTCCCCCGACCCAAGTTTATTATATGCCCGAAACATTTTCGGTTTTAGATGATTTAGTAAAAGAAGGTAAATTAAAATTCTATGGCGTTAGTGTTGAAAAAGTTGAAGAAGCGCTAAAAGCAATTGAGTTTCCAAATGTTCAATCGGTACAAATTATTTATAACATATTTAGACAGCGTCCGGCAGAATTGTTTTTCAATGAAGCTAAAAAGAAACAAGTAGGCATATTAGCTCGACTACCTCTTTCATCCGGAATGCTAACCGGAAAAATGACAAAGAAAACAAATTTTGAGGATGAAGATCATAGAAAATTTAATAGAAATGGGGAAGCATTCGACAAAGGAGAGACATTCTCCGGAGTTGATTATGATTTAAGTTTGGAAGTAGTTGAATTACTGCGTCCTTTGATTCCTCAAAATATCTCAATGACAAAATTTGCGCTAAAATGGATATTGATGAGTGATGCCGTAACGTGCGCCATTCCAGGAGCAAAGAATGTAATCCAGGCAGAGGAGAATTTCACAGTTTCCGAATTACCTCCGATATCCGATGATGTAATGAATACTATCCAAAATATTTATGTAGAGAAGATTAAAAAAACAGTACACCATTATTGGTAA
- a CDS encoding helix-turn-helix transcriptional regulator — protein MKEFFETIFLLASIQGILLSIALYFKKQNHSANIFLSVVIFALSLELLSSVYYSLGWYRTYIHFSGFTYPLALTYGPLFYFYVRFLTKETEHFHLKNFLHFIPIIFVYLIMLPVFIYPADKKLAFVEMMLVNKQSLIYDIIEAFMPVQGVIYTIFVVGLVMKYNNRIKENYSNIEKINLDWLKYLTFGMIFCWLTVAVSKITDFIVDANQSFNIVLHTSISIIIYSVGYLNLSQPEIFMKSNVIMDKEETPVKYKKSGLDDLSANEIEQKLIDVMEKQKPYLNSELTLNKLAELLGVSNHHLSEVINSKLNRTYYDFINEYRVEEFKQRIHDPANSNFSIIAIAMDSGFNSKTSFNTIFKKMSGQTPSQFRNSTIQQNNPQ, from the coding sequence ATGAAAGAATTTTTTGAAACAATATTTTTACTGGCATCTATACAAGGGATACTCCTTTCAATAGCGTTGTATTTTAAAAAACAGAATCATTCAGCAAACATTTTTCTCTCAGTAGTAATATTTGCTTTGTCATTAGAACTTTTATCTTCTGTTTATTATTCTCTCGGATGGTATAGAACATACATTCATTTTTCTGGGTTTACATACCCGTTAGCATTAACATATGGTCCTCTATTCTATTTTTATGTTAGATTCTTAACCAAAGAAACTGAACATTTTCATTTGAAAAATTTTCTTCATTTTATACCTATCATATTTGTCTACTTAATTATGCTTCCCGTATTCATTTATCCAGCAGACAAAAAGCTTGCTTTTGTTGAAATGATGCTAGTTAACAAACAGTCATTAATATATGATATAATAGAAGCGTTTATGCCAGTTCAAGGCGTAATATACACGATTTTTGTTGTCGGGTTAGTCATGAAATACAACAATCGTATAAAAGAAAATTATTCGAATATTGAAAAAATAAACCTCGATTGGCTGAAATATTTAACATTCGGAATGATATTCTGCTGGTTGACTGTTGCAGTTTCAAAAATAACAGATTTTATTGTTGATGCAAACCAAAGCTTCAATATAGTGCTGCACACATCAATTTCAATAATAATTTACTCTGTCGGTTACCTAAATCTGAGTCAACCAGAAATTTTTATGAAAAGTAATGTAATAATGGACAAAGAGGAGACCCCGGTAAAATATAAGAAAAGCGGTCTTGATGATTTATCTGCGAATGAAATCGAACAAAAATTGATAGATGTTATGGAAAAGCAGAAGCCATATTTGAACAGCGAATTAACTTTAAATAAACTCGCCGAATTATTGGGAGTTTCAAATCATCATCTTTCTGAAGTTATCAATTCAAAACTGAACAGGACTTATTACGATTTTATAAATGAATATAGAGTGGAGGAATTCAAACAAAGAATTCATGATCCCGCCAACTCTAATTTCAGCATTATAGCTATCGCAATGGATTCCGGGTTTAATTCGAAAACATCATTCAACACTATATTTAAAAAAATGTCCGGACAAACACCATCACAATTCAGAAATTCAACGATTCAGCAAAACAATCCACAATAG